AGTCACGCGTCCTTACCAGTAGCTGGTGCCCAGGAGTAAGCTGGTCTGAACTGTGACCCGTAATCTCTCTTCACCCAGGTTGCAAGTCAGTGAAGGGTGGCCAGCGCGTGATCACCGACAGCTGAGGACGGGAGCCCAAGCGCTGGCCTGCTCTGAGGTAAGCTGGCTTTTTGGGCTCTGGAGAGGTTCGTGGTTGAGGAGGCCTAGCTGTTGAGTTGATTCATGTGAAGTTGCTACTGGACCAGATATGGGCAGTGTCGTCCGGCTGACCTAATACCTTGTGTCGGTGCAGCCCTTGAGCATTATTGAGAGAATATCTGAGAATGATTTTGGTTCGGGATGTCTGGAGCAGACTGCAGAGTGAGCCCAGGAGTTCCTTTTGATGTCATGGCTGTATAGTCCTGAGCAAAGTGCTTATCTGCTCTGAGATGCTCTGAAAATTGACAGCCTTAGGTTTGTTTGCAATAACGTGACTGAACGGAGGTTAAAGCAATGGGAACTGCCTCCAGTTGCTTTTGGCATCTGCTCTGTGTCCATGGGTGCTTCATTCATCCCGCCAGGTTTTGAGCACTGAAGAGTGGGATCGGCGCAGCAGAGTTCTAAAGCgggcagcagtggcagcagcacCGCAGCCCAAGAAGAGGTAAGATTTGGTCTGCACAATGACCACCCCCATGGTAGAATGGATAAGCAGCTAGTTTTGTTGAAATGGATTTGCAGAAAAGGATATCAAATGATGAAATCACCTAAAAAAGCTGGAATTACCGGCAGATTGTGTGGTGGTGAACCTACGGTTTTCTGAAGATATCTTTTAGGCTGTGAATGACTGTTCTTGGAGTATAAAGTAAGATTAACTGATACTTAATTTCCTTGCAGGCTATGCTGCAGCAGGGGCAGAATTTGAAGTCCAAAGGACCAGGGGCGGCCATCAACTTGGACCCTGAAAACCTAGGCTCCCACATTTGGTGTAGAAACACTCACCTTGTACTGAGTATCAGAGGGACATTCTCACCAACGAGAGAGCCAAGAAATGGATTTGGCAACCTTTTTCTGGGACCGCGCGCGGACTGGCACTTCTGGTGTCATTAAATTCATGAGTTTTCTTGTATCATCCCTTAACCAAAAGGAGCTTTTGTACTTTTAAATATTGTATAAATGTGTTCTTGGGTGAGAGCCTGAGGTTTTTGAACTGGAAACTTCCTGAAATTTGTATCTCCATGCAGTTAACCATAAACAGTGTAATAAAAGTGTGGTCTTTGGTATTGGTTCTTACAAATGTGTATTTGAAGAAAAAGTCCAGTTTGATCACTGCTGACATATTAGCGGTCCAGGTGTTAGTACTTGTCACCTTCCCTTAAAGTAGGTCTAAGCTGTTCTCCCCTCTTGAGACTGGGGCAAAAATCCCAAAGCATTTTAAGGCGTCTGGAACACGTGAGGCCAGCCCCTGTCCCTCGGCGCTGTCTGCCCTTCTGCATAGCCTCCCTCTAGCTCCTGAAGCTCTACCCGACGCCTGCCCAGACAACAGCAGGCAAGGTCCCACCCCCGTCTTGCCGGCTTGGCTACCCTACCTGGCGTGAGGCTGGAGGCGTGTCAGGCTGTGCTTCCCTAGCCCTCTGCTGTTTGCCTGAGGGGTTCTGGTTCACCAACACTGGGCACCCAGAATGATTTTCTCTAGCTCAAGAACGATTGGTTCCCAGTCTCCCTGGACTTGCTAATTGTGCCTGAAAGGGATGACTTCCTAACCCGTAGACCTTGGgtaaggggaagggagggtgaaAACCTTCTCCCCTTGGGAACCTCCAGTTTATTTTCCCCTTCTCCCAGTTGTCTTGCTTGGAGGCACCTCATCTTTGTGGTCCTGGGTTTTCGGGAATGTGCTCAAAGTAGCAAGGATTACTTTGGGGGCTCCATGGGGAGGGATTTTATGGGAAAAGGGTCCTTTTATAAGGAAGCAAGGCTCACTCTGGCCTCTACCCTAGGAACACTGACGCGTGTGGAGTTCCACTAGTCTGCGGAGGTGCTGTGCGGTTTCTGAGTGGCATGCACTGTCTGCCCCAGGCTTCTAGGATGCCCTAAATAGTGAAGGGTATGGGGGTGGCTGGTCCCGTGGCTAGGCCTCTGGGGTCACAGGCTGAAGGGTGAGCCTTGTAAATGGAGGCTGAGACCGGGAAGTTGGTCCCaaggagcctgcgcgccacaaggAGGAGGCAGACACCCCTCGGTCCAGATGGGGATGAGGCTCGTGCGGTCTCCGGCGGCCAgtcccctgccccagccttcaGCCAGGAGCTAGAGGTTCCGACCTGCCTCGATCGGGGGCACATCCAGCGTCTGGACATTTGTAATTCAGGACTGCAAAATCCCGGGTTAGATGCAGAGCCGCCACCCACTACACTTCCTTTTCTGGGGGGAAAGCTCTGACCGTTCACATTAACTCAAGCCTCCAGCATCCCCAGCCCCTACACGGCACCCACAAGTTGGGAAGCTGAGGGTTGGTTCCTCTTGAGCCAGGGATGACTGCTCAGGAGCCGAAAGGCAGATGTGGATTGACAAGGGGGTGATGGAGAGGACCAGAGAGGAATTACAGTCCTCCTTTCCTAGATGCTACCATCTGGCTTCCTGGGTCGGGGGAGGTGCTGCCAGGCCCATTCTGGATGGTGGCCTGCGACCCCGCTGGGAACGCCCGCCCTGCCCCAGCCATCCTACCCCAGCAGGACTCCCTGGAGAGGCCCCCACCTCCCTGTCACGTCTCAGATGCACCTATagtctccctgccctcctggtcCCCTCCAGGGTCCTCCTGGCCCACAGTCTCGTCCCGGGCCTCGTCCCCACTGCCCGGGCCCTCGCCCAGCTCCAGGATGGTGGGCAGGTGGCCCTGCTTGGGGGAGCGCTTGCGCAGGCTGAGCAGGAAGGGCTGGGGCAGTGAGAAGATGTCCACGTTGTTGCCCAGGTCGATCCACGTGACGCTGGGGAACTTACTGGGGTCCTTCAGGGCGTCAGTGAGGTCGCGCAGCAGGGCCCGCGTCAGCCGGTTGCCGTTGAGCGCCAGCGTGGTCAGCCGGGGCAGCGTGCTGAGTGCCGGCAGCAGCTGCAGGACCATGTCGTCCGTGAGGCCCGTGAAGCCCAGCTCCACGCTATCCACCTGCTCCCCGCAGCGCTGCAGGTAGCCGGTCACCCGCTCCAGGTCACGGGGGGTCAGCGGGATGCCAGACAGGTCCAATGTGTTGTCCGGAGGGCTCCCGGCCAGGACTGCCTTGAGGCTGAAGGGGAGACGAGACAGCAGGGTTCAAGCGGGTGGGGCAGGTGTTTCTCCGGAGGCAGCCTCCACTCAGCCCTCTGCCCGCGGAGCAGAAACCAGGGGCCCCGGTCCCCTTGCACTGCCCTCATCTCAGCCTGGCTGCCCAGTGGGCAGAGCCTGAGGATCACAGGGCAAGGCCCAAGTGTTTCTGCAGTGACTAGGGGGACATTCTGGGGCCAACGCCGGGGTCTGCACTGGACTCCTtccttcctactttttttttttttaaattatttatttattttttagtttggctgcaccgggtcttagttgcggcacgcaggatctttcgttgtggcaggcgggcttcgTCCCTCATGCGACCCTTAGTTAGTTCCTTAACCTCTGCGCCTCTGTTATTTGCCTGAGAAATGAAGCCAACTGGGTACCACAGGGTTGTCGAGTGAAATAACAAACGCAGTCAGAACGGCGCCCTGTGCAGGAGGGTGGCGGACGGCCGAGCTCCCTGCTCCCCCACGGGTGCTACAGATCTCGGAGGCCCCTCCTTCAAGACCATCTTCCCCGCCAGACAGACGGTCCTTGGGGGGGCCCTCGGGACAGCAGGCGGGGGAGGGCGCAGGGGCCCCAAGCCTGGGTGGGCTGCTGTCCCCCCCCTTCCACTCCCTGCTGCCCGCCACCCCTCACTCTTCTTTCTCACCACCCGCTCCCTTGCTCGGGGGCCCAGATCTCCCAGCTTCCAGATACCCCAGGCGAGCCCCGAGGCTCCAACCCTGGGAAGGACAAGGAGTTGGACGGGGCTCAGCACCTGTTACCGGCAGCAGCCCTGGGATCACAGCTTGGGCTTCCGGTCGGCCTCACAGGAGAAAAACCAGGCCAAGGGAAGAGCTCGGTAAGAGTCCCAGCGGAGGGAacacaagtgcaaaggccctgaggctggcagCGCTCAGCGTGTCTGAACCAGCAGGAAGGCCAGtgtgtgggtgggggctggggggaggaccATCACTTGGGCCTGAGTGGGTTTCAGTCAGCGGGATGGGGAGGCGTCCGAGCAGTGAGGCTTCTGAACGAAGGATGGACTGAGCGCCCTGTGTGCCGGGGAGACAGGAggcccctgggccccagcagAGCTTACCCTCCCGCTTTTCCTGCCTCCAGAACTAGCACACAAGCAGACAGAACTGCGCTGTCCCCGCatttggtccctgccctcagcccaCTGGGAGCCCCGTTTGGCGACTTCCTCCCCCAGGGAAGGGCCCCTGAGGATCCATTTCCTCTCCTgccttggggggcggggggggtgtcCAGCAGAAGGGAGGGGGGCCCAGAGCTCTTCTGCTCGGCGAGGGGGCTGGGCTTCCCCTCCCGTCTGTGggacctggaggaggaggctgcGTGCCAGCAGGGCCCTGCCAGAGCCTTCAGGACACCGGCCACTCTGCTCTGTGATTCGCAAGCAGTTCCCCTCTGCTTCTTTCTGCCGTGCTGTTCTGGCCCCCAGGTCCTGCGTCCCAGTGTCCCCTCTGACCCCAGCGTGCAGGGGGCCACATGAGCCCTGAGAGTCCTCACTGCTGTACGCCAGGGACATGGCTGGGGTCTGGGTCCCCCTGGGAGACATcaggagggctggggggagggggtggggcgagTGCCCGCATTCAGCGCACCAGGATCAGAAACCCCTCTTGTCCCCCTCCCCAGCATCAGAACGGGCGCACACCCCCAGATCCCACCACACAGCGGGGCCCAGCCGCCAGCATCTCCCAGGGCTCCTGCCCACCTGGAACGCCCACCCTACCTGCCACTttcccccggcccccagcccttCACTTCACCTTCTCCAAGCAGCTCTTGCCATCTCCCCACGTCCCCGGGACGGGGTGCTGTCCCCTCAACGCCCGGCCCAGCACAGCTGGCTTTGAGCTGCCCTTGTAGGAGGCGGCTGGGCGG
This Balaenoptera acutorostrata chromosome 20, mBalAcu1.1, whole genome shotgun sequence DNA region includes the following protein-coding sequences:
- the LRRC75A gene encoding leucine-rich repeat-containing protein 75A, whose protein sequence is MGTRQTKGSLAERASPGAAPGPRRERPDFWASLLLRAGDKAGRAGAGAGLPPYHRRVGMVQELLRMVRQGRREEAGTMLQHLRQDLGMESTSLDDVLYRYASFRNLVDPITHDLIISLARYIHCPKPEGDALGAMEKLCRQLTYHLSPHSQWRRHRGLVKRKPQACLKAVLAGSPPDNTLDLSGIPLTPRDLERVTGYLQRCGEQVDSVELGFTGLTDDMVLQLLPALSTLPRLTTLALNGNRLTRALLRDLTDALKDPSKFPSVTWIDLGNNVDIFSLPQPFLLSLRKRSPKQGHLPTILELGEGPGSGDEARDETVGQEDPGGDQEGRETIGASET